One Vicia villosa cultivar HV-30 ecotype Madison, WI linkage group LG5, Vvil1.0, whole genome shotgun sequence genomic window, ATGCATTTGACTATttctaataaaaagaaaattaggcTCTACTTCTCTTGCCCTCTATCATTGAAGTTAATTTTGTAGCTTATTATACATTTAAAGAAAATGTACTTTTCTACTTTTAAtacatttaaaaattttaatgacATTGTTACCCACGTTGAAAGTTTAAAAGTACCTATTAGACATTTTTTTTATCAAGATGTAACTACGCTTTATTATGACTTATTACACGTTTTTGCATCAAGTTAAACAAGTCATTTTAGTGGTTAAATAGACCGGTCCATGGATTCTAATCCATACATCCACCTTTATGAATACCATGTATATTTGAACTTTAATCAAATACTTTTTGATCTTGCAAAATATGAAAAGCGTGGAGAGATGGTACAATATCAATTATAATTAAGTTCACGAAGAAGAGTCAGACCCTAGTTTCCTCTAATTCACTATACCAATATCCTTTTTTTAATGATGGAGGGCCTAAGCCCCCCAAAAAAAGAAACTACAAAACAACCACTCTGGTAGTATCACTACTACACAGGTCTTTTTGGAGATACGATTTTAAGAACTCAGGAGCCTCTGCAAAGTACTTGAGGCCATTCTTTGACTTCGTCCCTAGCTTTTCTTGATATTCTGCAATAGTGTTTGTATCTCTGACGACTTGCACAATCTCCACAATCTAATGCTTAGCCATTAACAGACTAATTTACTGAATCAAAGCCAACTCAGAGCGATTATTCTTTTCTTTAAGATTGATGACATCAACAACTCGCTTGAAGTTAATATTAATAACAACCTTCACAAAACCTCTTGAAGACGAAAGTGTGAGACCTTCGAAAACTCCCCAAACTTCTGCCAAAAAGACACTGCACCTACCTATGAATTTGGAGAAACCACAATTCCAATTACCATGGTTATCACGAATGACCCCATCGCAACTAGCAAGGTTCCCGTTACCACAAGCACCATCCACATTTAGCTTAACAAAATCGTCTTTGGGAGGGGACCATTTCACTAACTCAACAGACTGCTTCCTCCCCATAGATACATTATGCAAAATAGTTGAATTAGCATATTCTTTCACTCTATCCGTGATATTATTTCCAGGTTTAAAAGGCCTTCCAAATTATTCCACATGAATCTCTTTATTCCTCCACGTCCAGTTAGCGTGACATCTTGTAGCCCATGTGTTTCCCCACTCGAATTCATAACCATGCACATTCAAGTTCATGTTAATCCATTCCTGCAAGTTTACAATAAAAAACTGCTAAGAATCTGGGTTGGAATAAGCTTTTCCCAAGCTTTCTTTACCCTAGGGTAATCTCTAATAGCATGAAGAGTACTTTCAGACACACTCCCACACAACTGGAAAGAAGCCTCACCTATACCACACAATTTTTCCTCATGTTAGTCATCAACCTATCATGTTTAAGAAGCCAAATAAAAGTTTTCACATGTTCCATAACCTACAACCTCCACACGTGTTTCCACATTTCATCCCTATCAACATCCACTTCCACATGCAGAACAGGAGGTAGGAAAACTTCCATGGAGAAACGAAGGTTATCCGAAATTCCGCTCTCTATTAAAGACCAATTCCGGTCGCCCTCCTCATCCATCACATTACACACTCTTGCATTTAGGATCTTACTAGGAATATTCAAGTTATACTCAGCAATATCCTTTTTATGATTgtgaagaaaatatatttttctactTTTAATACATTTAAATAGTTTAATGACATTGGCACCCACATTcaaagtttaaaatgacttattaggaatacaaaaaaaaaaagacttattAGAATTTTAGTACCAAGATGTAAACGCGCTCTATTATGACTTATTACCATTTTTGTATCAAGAGTCCTATATGAATGTCAAACTTATTAGGCTAATCAACTTGATTTCTTAACACTAACATTGTGATAACTATATTCTGGAGGCATTGATAAACATGTTGGCAAGGATATTGTAGAATTTTACTATCAAAATTCTAACAGAGTGTAGTAAATAAGAAacacataaatttcatgcaaaatTGACGAATCCTATGTGTTGAATTCATTAAATTGAAAATGTAGGCACATAGTTGTTATTTCTATGAAATTATGATTGACATGAactttggtaaaactaacttggTAGCAACATGTTGAAAAAGATATTGCAACTTCCAGACTGAACATCTCGAATGCGATGTCCTAACCAGAAGTATATAACATCTGGTCTGTTACAGTTTACAGTTTGGATGCAGTTGCTTATTTACAGATTATTGAATACTCTATGAATATTACATAATAGATCCTATGTGGTGTCCAAGATTGATGAATCGAAGAACTtgttggtttgttttattttctaaatgtTGAGACATTTTAGGAAACATGTGAGTTTGTTCATAATTTTATGCAGAAAATTCTGTAGATTTTGTGCAAAAGTCCAGGTTGGATCTGTTGTGCTTTTTAAGCCTAATCCCATGTTATTCTAAGACTATTTAAAGGAAGACTCTCAACCTAAGAAGGGTACGGGACGCATATGTAAAAGTGTCAATTATTAAGGCTTCGCCTGTTCTTTGTTTATTGTGAGCCGCTCTTGCATCGGTTGATGCTAGGGCTGGACTAttagttgagttgtaattgtgaatcactcataagcttttaagcaataAGGGATTGTGTgtccttgaagtgtgtcttctaaatTATTTGAAATGATAATTACGGTTGTGATTGATGGGGATTGAGTAgggtctcatacctaggtgagtcttaggtagaagtataacacgggtagtgattaagtgagaaggcaGTAAACCATAAGTTGTTTACATAggactttgaattgatactatcatagtggacttatccctgACTTAGTAGCCTCTAGATGTAGGTGTTGTATACACCAAAATGGGTGAACAAATTTATGTGTTCATTTACTTTTCAGCACCTTTAAATTGTATTTACCTTGTCATTGTATGTTGTTCAGAGATCAGTATTTCGACATCTCTTAACACATATGAGATATGaattccagaatttcaattggtattagagtaGGCATACTGCTCTGTAATTGGGTGAGATTGAGAGAAGATACTTTCTGGTATAATGGACATGGAAGGAGGATTTTGCTACTACTAAGGGGGAGAACCTTctgattttttttaggtttatcTTAGTAGATTTTGAGGGGGAGTTCCTGTTCAAGAACTTTTGCTGTAGTGAGAAGAGATGTCAGGCAAGATGTCTTGATATAAATCTGTTTGAGAATTTACTTTTCTCTGTGTTGTTATGTTGAGTAGCTGCCACTAACTATTACTCTGATTTTATTCCTGCTGTTGATATCTCTGATGATGAGTTTTTGTTGTCGTGCCTTTTATgtgtgtgtttgattttttttcaaaccttTGATTATGACGTTTTAGTGCAAAAGTGTTTTAGTTtgttttaatcaaaattttctaAAGGGGAGATTGTTATTTCTCTGAAATTATGATTTGCATGAATTTAGGTAAAACTAACTTGGTAGCAACATGTTGAAAAAGATATTTCAACATGCAGACTCAACATGTTGAATACGATCTCCTAACCAGAAGTATAGAACATCTGGTATGTTATAGTTTACAGTTTGGATGCAGTTGCTTATTCACGGATGATtgaatattctatgaatattaatATATCCTATGTGGCGTCCAAGACTAATGAATCAGATACCTTGTTGGTTTATGCTATTTTCTAAATGTTGGGACATTTTAGGAAACACGTGAGTTTGTTCCTAATTTTATGAAGAAAGTTTTGTAGATTTTGTGCAACAGTCCAGATTGGATCTGCTGCGTTTTTGAAGCCTAAGCGCATGCTATTCTAAGGCTATTTAAAGGAATACTCTAAACCTAATAAGGATACGAGCCACATATGTAAAAGTGTCAATTATTAGGGCTTCGTCTGTTCTTTGTTTATTGTAAGCCACTCTTGTATCGGTTGATGCTAGGGTTGGATtgttagttgagttgtaattatgaatcactcataagcttttaagcaagagtgaaTTGTGTGTCCTTGTAGCGTGTCTTCTAAAGTATTTGAACTGATAAgagaatataaaaataaaaataaaataaaataaaacccaaAAGAAGATAATGTCTTgcaatcttcaatcttctttagatagaaaccaaaaaaaaaaaaatgaaagctcACAAATCCAATGCTTAAGTTCTTATCATCTTCATaacatcacaacatggcaacccAATTGAACAATTCATTCAGAACTTCAATTCTATATCACAAAGATCACCCTTTCACTACAACCACACATAAAGCCACAAGATTTCATGTTATCACCAATGCTACATCCAAAACCAACAGTTTCAAAGAACTCATAGAATCTGGCACAGTTAGAACTGTACTACCAAAAGATGCTTCAACAGTTATGAactcagaagggttcattctccTTGATGTTAGACCCAATTGGGAGAGAGAGAAAGCACACGTGAGAGGCTCTTTGCACGTGCCAATGTTTGTTGAAGATAAGGATAATGGTCCTTTAACTTTGCTTAAGAAATGGGTGCATTTTGGTTATATTGGTGCTTGGACTGGTCAATATCTTACTACTTTTAACTCAGAGTTTGTTAGTCAAGTTGAGGATGTTGTTCCTGGTAAAGACACTAAGGTTCTTGTGGCATGTGGAGAAGGATTAAGGTAagaataaaaatgtttttttgttaCAAAATTTAGTTGTTTAGTATATGTTTTGTTCCCCTTTTAGTTCTTAAAATCTATGTAATATCTAGTCAGGCAACAAAATCCATATCCGCGGTATCCACCCGAATCCGCCTCGAAATTAACGGAAAAAACCCACTTTGACTAGATTTAGATTATGATTTGAGTTTTTATAGATTATAAAATATAGGGACGAGTCGGGTAATATAGAAACTAGTATATATCTACCCCGTTTATTTCATTAtgtattttcttattaatttttgataatttagagtATTAAATAAgtggattttgatattttgatttgtatttattatttaaatttttttaaatgtatgtatgaaattgttttattttattatttataatataatttgattttgaaaaaataaatatttttattaaaaaaaatttgatttcacTAAATAGATGGTGGCGGAGCGGAGATACCCGGACTCATTTGGGTTGAGTTTGGGTATTAAATCTCCATCTTCGTTTGGGTTTGAAGTGGAGAACGGGGATTGTTTGGAAACTTGAGTTTGGATTTGGGGAGGTAATAACCGTCCCCGGCCCGCCCTGCCATCCCTATTAGTATTCACGTCTCGAAAAAAAATGCGTGTTCATTTCCTTGTTAGTGTCAGACACTAGACAATAATACTGATATGACACCAACACTTGTGATTTAGGATTGGTGTCTTGTCATATGTCTATGTTTGTGTCTGGCGTGTTTATGTCCATGTTAGTGTCAAATATTGATACTGACATTATTGGTATTGGTGTCTCATCGGATGTGTCTGTGTTCGTGTTTGATAggttaaaattgattttatggtGTTTTTTTTGGTGAGTGACTTATTAGGTCAATGACAGCAACTTCAAAGCTGTATAAGGGAGGTTATAGAAATCTTGGATGGTTGGTTGGAGGGTTTAATCGTTCACAAGACAAAGATTTCTTAGATGTTGAAGGAAAAGAGAAGTTGAAGTATGCTACAATTGGAGGAGCTTCTTATATTTTTCTGCAGTTGCTCATTCTTCTACAAACCGTTAGTAAATAAAAAGTCATGAGTGTGTGTATCTATCTTATTGAACATGTAATGGTCTTGTTAGAGAACATTGAttgcttaattttttttttttatatttaatttgagTTTGCAATTTTGTACTAGTTATTTCTTGAACTTGTTATTTCCAAAAATAGTGTAACAAGCCCCACGAACACTAATTGAGCCACTCACAATGGAACTTCTAGAAACACATACACTAAGTACAGCGACGCACAGAATCTTCTAACAAACAAATCGAAAGCATTACTATTCAATTTGTTACAATGAACAAAAAATCATGCATTGTATATGACAAACTTAATTCGAGGTATAGCAAAGCAAATTAAGTAGAATTTGTGTCATTCTAAAGAGAAACATTTTTTAATAGAGATTATTGGTGCATTATCAAAATATGTCGAATTCAAGGTCTTATGCTATTCTTAGATGTGATTCAAAGGAaaatgaaaataagaaaatatggagattatcaaaatgatttttaagCAAGATTGGATGGATGTTTGTAGGTTGTAAGGGAGTATTTTACAAGATTTGAATTCACCTCCACTTTTAGATTGTTACAAAACTAGATTCATTTCCAATTCAACCTCTCTTTTAAGTAGGCCTTAGAGCTAGAAGATGGTGTAAGAAGTGAAGGGTCTTAACATTAGGGAAAACATGGCAAGAGTTTGAAGAAGGAAGCATTAGTTGAGTTGGAAGACAGATGGATAAGATCAAACACTACAAGACAAACATGCAAAAGCTGTTGGACGCTGAAGTTTACGTGATGCTTATCTATCTGCGCATCAGGCTTGTCACAAGACGTGTAGTCCATTGCACGCTGAAATGTACTACCTAGTACTTATACGAGAGGACAAGAAGAAGGAATATGTCGATTTTTATGGGCTAAATCAATGGATAATCACAAAGCACATGATCCAATGATTAAAGAAAATCCTAAAAGCTATGAGGATATAAAGAACCACCTTGAAGAAATGAAAGAAGGTTCAAAAATTGAGAGGCTTGAGAAATAACTTAGAAAAATATCTCATTTGGAGAACAAAAAGTCTTAAGCAGAAGTGAAGAGATTCTTTCATCCCCTTCTCTTCTCTTGAGGAAATGTTGAGCTGTTAAACATGACAGAACTCACCTCTTATTAATTGAAAGATTGCAAAGATTAGAAATATTATACTTAggttttcattttcttttcatttatgtTTAGAAATGTTAATTTTGAGAAGTTGTGTTGCCCCATTTCTTTTTCTCACCATGAGCTAAACACTTTATGTTGAGGAATGTgaaatttagtaaaaaaaaatattattttgtgtTAAATAATGTGATTTTAAGTGATGcattttatcttgtaaaataaTGTTATACATCTGTTCCTCTACTTGATCACCTTAGAAATAGGTAAAAGCTGGTTGATGATTGAGATATCTATTAGTTAGTGGAACTCATGGTAAATATGATTGAAAATACTAGGATAAACATATCCACTAGATTAGTCACTTTAGACATAAAGGAatataataataggggaaatcaTAAGTTATGCAAGATATGTTTTAATGCTATTACGAGATCTAGAGATTTGCTTCCGTAACttaattcatatgcattgatgttgtaGACATACACCACTAGATCACTTTCAGTCCCATTTGGCATGACATATCTCATCAGACACCCACAATATATGAAACTCATTATATGAATCATTGCCTAACACGTCTCTCGCTATTGACTTAACTTGTTTATTCTTAAGAATCACTAGTCAACCTAAATTTGTGACAACCaacaattattattatcttttgatcACGACTATTCATAAAGTTGTACACTGAGAATCAACTTAAATTATTACAATCTCTGTGGGATCAATACTCTTACTTTTACATCACTTGCTACTATTTGATTGTGTATTACTTTCACATATAAATGACTCATCAAATATTATTTCTATCTTCTAATAATTTAGTATACTCTTTAAAATCAACAATTTTATTCTCCAATTTATCATTAAATTTACTGAGCTTAATATTAAGCTTAAACACTTGATCATAAGTTGAAGAAGTTATCTCAATGTTGTCTTCTCTTGAAGCTTTGCAGCACTTATGATTTTCTTTATCAAAGTCTCTTCTTTGAGAATATGCTTTATA contains:
- the LOC131606264 gene encoding rhodanese-like domain-containing protein 10 — translated: MATQLNNSFRTSILYHKDHPFTTTTHKATRFHVITNATSKTNSFKELIESGTVRTVLPKDASTVMNSEGFILLDVRPNWEREKAHVRGSLHVPMFVEDKDNGPLTLLKKWVHFGYIGAWTGQYLTTFNSEFVSQVEDVVPGKDTKVLVACGEGLRSMTATSKLYKGGYRNLGWLVGGFNRSQDKDFLDVEGKEKLKYATIGGASYIFLQLLILLQTVSK